From Chryseobacterium sp. H1D6B, a single genomic window includes:
- a CDS encoding alpha-L-fucosidase, which translates to MLLKQKTKTLFLSSFFLSSTLFSQAHNVSEGYEKPADPLVVKNLEEWQDLKFGLFMHWGTYSQWGIVESWSVCPEDESWTQRKSEHGKTYNEYVKNYENLQTSFNPVQFNPQKWADAAKKAGMKYVVFTTKHHDGFTMFDTKQSDYKITSSKTPFSKNPKSDVTKEIFNAFRKDGFKIGAYFSKPDWHSDDYWWSYFPPKDRNVNYDPKKYPERWENFKKFTFNQLNEITSNYGKIDILWLDGGWVRPFHTIDPNVEWQRTIKVEQDIDMDKIGAMARKNQPGIIIVDRTVPGKWENYVTPEQAVPENALSIPWESCITMGDSFSYVPNDHYKSSQKIIETLIKIISRGGNYLMNIAPGPDGDYDAVVYERLKEISGWMDQNQSAVFATRAVSPYHEGNYYYTQSKNGKTLNVFHIDEQSDYQPPSNLTFSVPENFKPKSLKVLGISSKIKWKKSGNIIKVQLPEERTKLKYSTAVQITQ; encoded by the coding sequence AACAAAAAACTAAAACCCTATTTCTATCATCATTTTTTCTTTCATCAACGCTTTTTTCACAGGCTCATAACGTCTCGGAAGGATACGAAAAACCTGCTGATCCTCTTGTTGTAAAAAATTTAGAAGAATGGCAGGACTTAAAATTCGGTCTTTTCATGCATTGGGGAACGTACAGCCAGTGGGGAATTGTTGAAAGCTGGAGTGTATGTCCGGAAGATGAATCCTGGACCCAGCGGAAATCTGAACACGGAAAAACATACAATGAATACGTAAAGAATTACGAAAATCTTCAGACCTCTTTTAATCCGGTTCAGTTTAATCCCCAAAAATGGGCAGATGCCGCAAAAAAAGCCGGGATGAAATACGTGGTGTTTACAACAAAACATCATGACGGTTTTACAATGTTTGACACGAAACAATCTGATTATAAAATCACCTCTTCAAAAACACCTTTTTCTAAAAATCCGAAATCCGATGTTACGAAAGAAATTTTCAACGCTTTCAGAAAAGATGGTTTTAAAATTGGAGCTTATTTTTCTAAACCCGACTGGCATTCTGATGATTACTGGTGGTCTTATTTTCCGCCGAAAGACAGAAATGTAAACTACGATCCTAAAAAATATCCGGAAAGATGGGAAAACTTTAAAAAATTCACTTTTAATCAGCTTAACGAAATTACCTCCAATTATGGGAAAATAGACATTCTTTGGCTGGATGGAGGCTGGGTACGCCCGTTCCATACGATTGACCCAAATGTTGAATGGCAGAGAACCATTAAAGTGGAACAGGATATTGATATGGATAAAATTGGTGCAATGGCCCGTAAAAACCAGCCCGGAATTATCATCGTAGACCGTACGGTTCCCGGAAAATGGGAAAATTATGTAACTCCCGAACAGGCTGTTCCGGAAAATGCCCTTTCAATTCCTTGGGAAAGCTGCATCACGATGGGAGATTCTTTTTCCTATGTTCCGAATGACCACTATAAATCTTCCCAGAAGATCATTGAAACTTTAATCAAAATTATTTCAAGAGGCGGAAATTATCTGATGAATATCGCTCCCGGTCCAGACGGAGATTACGATGCAGTAGTGTATGAAAGATTAAAAGAAATTTCAGGCTGGATGGATCAAAATCAGTCCGCAGTTTTTGCCACAAGAGCTGTATCACCTTACCATGAAGGAAACTATTATTATACGCAGTCAAAAAACGGAAAAACGTTAAATGTTTTCCATATTGATGAACAGTCAGACTATCAGCCGCCTTCAAATCTTACTTTTTCAGTTCCTGAGAATTTTAAACCCAAATCATTGAAAGTTTTAGGGATTTCTTCTAAAATTAAATGGAAAAAATCAGGAAATATCATTAAAGTTCAGCTTCCTGAAGAACGCACAAAATTAAAGTATTCAACAGCAGTTCAAATAACGCAGTAA
- a CDS encoding glycoside hydrolase family 3 N-terminal domain-containing protein codes for MDLIRFKITGIALLLNYVYFSVQAQKPLYKDPKQPVEARVQDLLKRMTPEEKFWQCFMIPGDLDNVPKNQYAHGIFGLQVSAGNQGGGPAGQMLQYNADEDAERLAKKINAIQKYFVEESRLGIPIIPFDEALHGLMREGATAFPQAIGLSASFNPDLMKAVAAAIAKESRLRGIRQVLTPVVNLASDVRWGRTEETYGEDPFLTSVMGVSFVSSFEKEGIITTPKHFLANVGEGGRDSYPIHWSRRYLEETHLVPFHKAFTQGKSKSVMTSYNLLDGRPSTANHWLLTEKLKEEWGFKGFVISDASAVGGANVLHFTAKDYDDASAQAVNAGLDVIFQTEYSHYKLFIPPFLDGRISKERIDDAAARVLRAKFELGLFENPYVSQKEITALKKLNHKPLAEKAAAESFVLLQNKNNTLPIPENVKKILIVGTDAVDARLGGYSGPGNKKVSILEGIKNYTKNKNIEVLYSKGAGWNLKDFTAVPKEFLSFENRKGLKGNYFADSELKGKPAFERQDEQLDFKWTLYSPDPEKLQPDNYSIRWTGKLEAPGSGRFKLGLRGNDGFRLYLNGKLAVDQWEKLSYSTKTIDVDFVKGQEYDIMVEFHENRGEANIELI; via the coding sequence ATGGATTTGATTCGTTTTAAAATTACAGGAATTGCTTTATTATTAAATTACGTTTACTTTTCGGTACAGGCTCAAAAACCTTTATATAAAGATCCTAAACAGCCTGTTGAAGCCAGAGTCCAGGATTTATTAAAAAGAATGACTCCCGAAGAAAAATTCTGGCAGTGCTTCATGATTCCCGGAGATTTAGATAACGTTCCGAAGAATCAATATGCTCATGGAATTTTCGGACTGCAGGTGAGTGCCGGCAATCAAGGCGGCGGCCCGGCCGGACAGATGCTGCAGTATAATGCGGATGAAGATGCCGAAAGATTAGCAAAAAAAATAAATGCTATCCAAAAATACTTTGTTGAAGAATCAAGATTAGGAATTCCTATTATTCCTTTTGATGAAGCGCTGCACGGTTTAATGAGAGAAGGAGCAACTGCTTTTCCTCAGGCAATTGGTCTGTCAGCTTCATTCAATCCTGATTTGATGAAAGCAGTTGCTGCCGCCATTGCTAAAGAATCAAGATTGAGAGGAATCCGGCAGGTTTTAACTCCGGTGGTAAATTTAGCAAGTGATGTGAGATGGGGGAGGACGGAAGAAACGTATGGGGAAGATCCATTTTTGACCTCTGTAATGGGGGTTAGTTTTGTAAGTTCTTTTGAAAAAGAAGGAATTATCACGACCCCGAAACATTTTTTAGCCAACGTTGGAGAAGGCGGAAGGGATTCTTATCCCATCCATTGGAGCAGAAGATATTTAGAAGAAACCCATCTCGTACCTTTTCATAAAGCATTTACACAAGGAAAAAGCAAGTCGGTCATGACTTCATACAATCTGCTTGACGGTCGTCCCTCGACAGCCAATCACTGGCTTCTGACTGAAAAATTGAAGGAGGAATGGGGTTTTAAAGGATTTGTGATTAGTGATGCAAGTGCGGTAGGCGGAGCGAATGTCCTGCATTTTACGGCAAAAGATTATGATGATGCTTCTGCCCAGGCTGTGAATGCCGGTTTGGATGTGATTTTCCAGACAGAATACAGTCATTATAAATTATTTATTCCGCCGTTTTTGGATGGAAGAATTTCTAAGGAAAGAATTGATGATGCAGCAGCGAGAGTTTTGAGAGCTAAATTTGAATTAGGATTGTTTGAAAATCCCTACGTTTCCCAGAAAGAAATTACAGCATTAAAAAAACTCAATCATAAACCCTTAGCAGAAAAAGCAGCTGCGGAATCCTTTGTACTGCTTCAAAACAAGAACAATACACTTCCGATTCCTGAAAATGTAAAAAAGATATTAATTGTCGGAACTGACGCTGTAGATGCCAGACTGGGCGGTTATTCCGGGCCGGGAAATAAGAAAGTGAGTATTTTAGAGGGAATAAAGAATTACACTAAAAATAAAAATATTGAAGTTCTTTACTCAAAAGGGGCCGGCTGGAATTTAAAGGATTTTACAGCTGTTCCGAAAGAGTTTTTATCTTTTGAAAATAGAAAAGGCTTAAAAGGAAATTATTTTGCAGACAGTGAGTTAAAAGGAAAGCCGGCTTTTGAAAGACAGGATGAACAGCTGGATTTTAAATGGACTTTATATTCCCCGGATCCTGAAAAACTGCAGCCGGACAATTACAGCATCCGCTGGACAGGAAAATTAGAAGCGCCCGGCTCTGGAAGATTTAAGCTCGGTCTGCGCGGAAATGATGGTTTCAGATTGTATTTAAACGGAAAACTGGCGGTTGATCAATGGGAAAAGCTAAGTTATTCTACCAAAACTATTGATGTAGATTTTGTGAAAGGACAAGAATATGATATTATGGTTGAGTTTCATGAAAACAGAGGAGAAGCAAACATTGAACTGATATGA